A DNA window from Callospermophilus lateralis isolate mCalLat2 chromosome X, mCalLat2.hap1, whole genome shotgun sequence contains the following coding sequences:
- the Tab3 gene encoding TGF-beta-activated kinase 1 and MAP3K7-binding protein 3 isoform X1 — protein MAQSSPQLDIQVLHDLRQRFPEIPEGVVSQCMLQNNNNLEACCRALSQESSKYLYMEYHSPDDNRMNRNRLLHINLGIHSPGSYHPGDGAQLNGGRTLVHSSSDGHIDPQHTAGKQLICLVQEPHSAPAVVAATPNYNPFFMNEQNRSAATPPSQPPQQPSSLQTGMNPSAMQGPSPPPPPSYMHIPRYSTNPITVTVSQNLPSGQTVPRALQILPQIPSNLYGSPGSIYIRQTSQSSSGRQTPQSTPWQSSPQGPVPHYSQRPLPVYPHQQNYQPSQYSPKQQQIPQSAYHSPPPSQCPSPFSSPQHQVQPSQLGHPSSHVFMPPSPSTTPPHLYQQGPPSYQKQGSHSVAYLPYTASSLPKGSMKKIEITVEPPQRPGTTITRSPSPISNQPSPRNQHSLYTATTPPSSSPSRGMSSQPKPPFNVNPVYITYTQPTGPSCAPSPSPRVIPNPTTVFKITVGRATTENLLNLVDQEERSAAPEPIQPISVIPGSGGEKGSHKYQRSSSSGSDDYAYTQALLLHQRARMERLAKQLKVEKEELERLKAEVNGMEHDLMQRRLRRVSCTTAIPTPEEMTRLRSMNRQLQINVDCTLKEVDLLQSRGNFDPKAMNNFYDNIEPGPVVPPKPSKKDSSDPCTIERKARRISVTSKVQADVHDTQAAAADENLTGSTHSPRIQPRDEDYEGAPWNCDSCTFLNHPALNRCEQCEMPRYT, from the exons ATGGCGCAAAGCAGTCCACAGCTTGATATTCAGGTTCTCCATGATCTTCGGCAACGTTTTCCTGAAATTCCAGAGGGTGTGGTTTCTCAGTGCATGTTACAG AATAACAACAATCTTGAAGCCTGTTGCCGAGCCCTTTCCCAGGAGAGTAGCAAATACTTATATATGGAATACCATAGTCCAGATGACAATAGAATGAATAGAAATCGCCTTTTGCATATTAACCTGGGTATACATTCTCCTGGTAGCTACCACCCAGGAGATGGAGCTCAACTTAATGGTGGTCGAACACTGGTACATAGCTCAAGTGATGGACACATTGATCCACAGCATACAGCAGGTAAACAGTTGATTTGCTTAGTTCAGGAACCACACTCAGCTCCAGCTGTTGTGGCTGCTACTCCCAACTACAATCCGTTTTTTATGAATGAACAGAACAGAAGTGCAGCTACTCCTCCTTCACAGCCACCTCAACAGCCATCTTCCCTGCAAACAGGAATGAATCCATCTGCTATGCAAGGGCCTTCGCCGCCACCACCtccttcatacatgcacatacctCGGTATAGTACAAATCCAATTACTGTTACAGTGTCCCAAAACCTCCCTTCTGGACAGACTGTACCAAGAGCTTTACAGATTCTTCCACAAATTCCAAGCAATCTCTATGGGTCTCCTGGTTCTATTTATATTAGACAGACATCTCAGAGTTCATCAGGAAGACAAACTCCTCAGAGTACGCCATGGCAGTCCTCACCACAGGGCCCAGTGCCTCATTATAGCCAACGTCCTTTACCTGTTTATCCACACCAACAGAACTATCAACCTTCTCAGTATTCTCCCAAACAGCAGCAGATTCCCCAGTCTGCTTACCATTCACCTCCTCCTTCTCAGTGTCCTTCACCCTTCAGCTCTCCACAGCATCAAGTACAACCTTCCCAGTTGGGCCACCCAAGCTCCCATGTGTTCATGCCACCTAGTCCTTCAACTACTCCACCCCATCTATATCAACAAGGACCTCCTAGCTATCAGAAACAGGGAAGCCACTCAGTAGCCTATCTCCCATACACAGCATCTAGCTTACCCAAAGGTTCCATGAAGAAGATAGAAATTACAGTTGAACCTCCTCAAAGACCTGGGACAACAATTACTAGGAGTCCTTCACCCATCAGTAATCAACCCTCTCCTCGGAATCAGCATTCACTGTACACAGCCACCACGCCACCTTCAAGTTCTCCTTCAAGAGGGATGTCTAGTCAACCAAAACCTCCATTTAATGTTAATCCTGTGTATATTACATATACACAGCCAACTGGACCTTCATGTGCTCCATCGCCATCTCCTCGGGTGATACCAAACCCAactacagtttttaaaattactGTAGGCCGAGCAACAACTGAAAATCTTTTAAATTTAGTGGACCAAGAAGAGCGCTCTGCAGCACCAGAACCTATTCAGCCCATTTCAGTGATACCAGGCTCTGGGGGAGAAAAGGGAAGCCATAAATATCAGAGGAGTTCTAGTTCTGGATCAGATGACTATGCCTATACACAAG CCTTGCTGTTACATCAGCGAGCAAGGATGGAGAGGTTAGCAAAGCAATTGAAAGTTGAGAAAGAGGAGCTAGAGCGGTTGAAGGCTGAAGTTAATGGTATGGAGCATGACCTGATGCAGAGACGCCTCAGAAGAGTCAGCTGCACCACTGCGATCCCCACG CCTGAGGAAATGACAAGATTGAGAAGCATGAACAGACAACTCCAGATAAATGTTGACTGTACACTGAAAGAAGTTGACCTCCTTCAATCTAGAG gaAACTTTGATCCAAAAGCCATGAATAATTTTTATGACAACATAGAACCTGGTCCAGTTGTACCACCAAAACCATCCAAGAAAG acTCCTCAGACCCCTGCACAATTGAGAGAAAAGCTCGAAGAATTAGTGTGACCTCCAAAGTACAGGCGGATGTTCATGACACCCAGGCAGCAGCTGCAGATG
- the Tab3 gene encoding TGF-beta-activated kinase 1 and MAP3K7-binding protein 3 isoform X2, with protein MAQSSPQLDIQVLHDLRQRFPEIPEGVVSQCMLQNNNNLEACCRALSQESSKYLYMEYHSPDDNRMNRNRLLHINLGIHSPGSYHPGDGAQLNGGRTLVHSSSDGHIDPQHTAGKQLICLVQEPHSAPAVVAATPNYNPFFMNEQNRSAATPPSQPPQQPSSLQTGMNPSAMQGPSPPPPPSYMHIPRYSTNPITVTVSQNLPSGQTVPRALQILPQIPSNLYGSPGSIYIRQTSQSSSGRQTPQSTPWQSSPQGPVPHYSQRPLPVYPHQQNYQPSQYSPKQQQIPQSAYHSPPPSQCPSPFSSPQHQVQPSQLGHPSSHVFMPPSPSTTPPHLYQQGPPSYQKQGSHSVAYLPYTASSLPKGSMKKIEITVEPPQRPGTTITRSPSPISNQPSPRNQHSLYTATTPPSSSPSRGMSSQPKPPFNVNPVYITYTQPTGPSCAPSPSPRVIPNPTTVFKITVGRATTENLLNLVDQEERSAAPEPIQPISVIPGSGGEKGSHKYQRSSSSGSDDYAYTQALLLHQRARMERLAKQLKVEKEELERLKAEVNGMEHDLMQRRLRRVSCTTAIPTPEEMTRLRSMNRQLQINVDCTLKEVDLLQSRGNFDPKAMNNFYDNIEPGPVVPPKPSKKENLTGSTHSPRIQPRDEDYEGAPWNCDSCTFLNHPALNRCEQCEMPRYT; from the exons ATGGCGCAAAGCAGTCCACAGCTTGATATTCAGGTTCTCCATGATCTTCGGCAACGTTTTCCTGAAATTCCAGAGGGTGTGGTTTCTCAGTGCATGTTACAG AATAACAACAATCTTGAAGCCTGTTGCCGAGCCCTTTCCCAGGAGAGTAGCAAATACTTATATATGGAATACCATAGTCCAGATGACAATAGAATGAATAGAAATCGCCTTTTGCATATTAACCTGGGTATACATTCTCCTGGTAGCTACCACCCAGGAGATGGAGCTCAACTTAATGGTGGTCGAACACTGGTACATAGCTCAAGTGATGGACACATTGATCCACAGCATACAGCAGGTAAACAGTTGATTTGCTTAGTTCAGGAACCACACTCAGCTCCAGCTGTTGTGGCTGCTACTCCCAACTACAATCCGTTTTTTATGAATGAACAGAACAGAAGTGCAGCTACTCCTCCTTCACAGCCACCTCAACAGCCATCTTCCCTGCAAACAGGAATGAATCCATCTGCTATGCAAGGGCCTTCGCCGCCACCACCtccttcatacatgcacatacctCGGTATAGTACAAATCCAATTACTGTTACAGTGTCCCAAAACCTCCCTTCTGGACAGACTGTACCAAGAGCTTTACAGATTCTTCCACAAATTCCAAGCAATCTCTATGGGTCTCCTGGTTCTATTTATATTAGACAGACATCTCAGAGTTCATCAGGAAGACAAACTCCTCAGAGTACGCCATGGCAGTCCTCACCACAGGGCCCAGTGCCTCATTATAGCCAACGTCCTTTACCTGTTTATCCACACCAACAGAACTATCAACCTTCTCAGTATTCTCCCAAACAGCAGCAGATTCCCCAGTCTGCTTACCATTCACCTCCTCCTTCTCAGTGTCCTTCACCCTTCAGCTCTCCACAGCATCAAGTACAACCTTCCCAGTTGGGCCACCCAAGCTCCCATGTGTTCATGCCACCTAGTCCTTCAACTACTCCACCCCATCTATATCAACAAGGACCTCCTAGCTATCAGAAACAGGGAAGCCACTCAGTAGCCTATCTCCCATACACAGCATCTAGCTTACCCAAAGGTTCCATGAAGAAGATAGAAATTACAGTTGAACCTCCTCAAAGACCTGGGACAACAATTACTAGGAGTCCTTCACCCATCAGTAATCAACCCTCTCCTCGGAATCAGCATTCACTGTACACAGCCACCACGCCACCTTCAAGTTCTCCTTCAAGAGGGATGTCTAGTCAACCAAAACCTCCATTTAATGTTAATCCTGTGTATATTACATATACACAGCCAACTGGACCTTCATGTGCTCCATCGCCATCTCCTCGGGTGATACCAAACCCAactacagtttttaaaattactGTAGGCCGAGCAACAACTGAAAATCTTTTAAATTTAGTGGACCAAGAAGAGCGCTCTGCAGCACCAGAACCTATTCAGCCCATTTCAGTGATACCAGGCTCTGGGGGAGAAAAGGGAAGCCATAAATATCAGAGGAGTTCTAGTTCTGGATCAGATGACTATGCCTATACACAAG CCTTGCTGTTACATCAGCGAGCAAGGATGGAGAGGTTAGCAAAGCAATTGAAAGTTGAGAAAGAGGAGCTAGAGCGGTTGAAGGCTGAAGTTAATGGTATGGAGCATGACCTGATGCAGAGACGCCTCAGAAGAGTCAGCTGCACCACTGCGATCCCCACG CCTGAGGAAATGACAAGATTGAGAAGCATGAACAGACAACTCCAGATAAATGTTGACTGTACACTGAAAGAAGTTGACCTCCTTCAATCTAGAG gaAACTTTGATCCAAAAGCCATGAATAATTTTTATGACAACATAGAACCTGGTCCAGTTGTACCACCAAAACCATCCAAGAAAG